One Mya arenaria isolate MELC-2E11 chromosome 7, ASM2691426v1 genomic window carries:
- the LOC128240864 gene encoding uncharacterized protein LOC128240864: MLDDTLSGFLYTLVTGVALVTFLVSSFLLYHWRAVQRRRRELEYRKYWEALRPDLAARRNAGYRTRCHPAFRPALPLDAQAKELQVVVKTRSGSFHIDTERPETPFTHPRPGPIMQSGSRVPSITGSEADQYNKSSNKTHCTRCHAYLQTEDPPNDVSFHARDTPNPSIDSEDTTEQETSIDSNEKQYVASSRVDLISDVQSKKSRTFLKQKTSDSRVNRAEVHHENKLFSPRIESQSYDDLCNSYYEERGATPPGPRMSYGVTGAHRMRSFSVDTVGSSHQLPVLENVYYDNDFRL, translated from the exons ATGTTGGACGACACCCTGTCCGGGTTCCTGTACACGCTCGTGACGGGGGTGGCGCTCGTCACATTCCTCGTGTCGTCATTCCTACTGTACCACTGGCGCGCGGTGCAGAGGCGACGGCGGGAACTGGAGTATCGAAAGTACTGGGAGGCGCTCAGACCAGATCTGGCAGCCAGGCGCAATGCCGGATACAGAACCAG ATGTCACCCGGCGTTTCGTCCTGCCTTGCCTCTAGATGCGCAGGCAAAGGAACTTCAGGTAGTCGTGAAGACAAGAAGCGGAAGTTTCCATATTGACACTGAGAGACCGGAAACTCCGTTTACCCATCCAAGACCCGGACCCATTATGCAGTCCGGGTCAAGAGTTCCGTCGATTACCGGAAGTGAAGCCGACCAATACAATAAAAGTAGTAACAAAACGCACTGCACGCGGTGTCACGCGTACTTGCAGACAGAAGACCCACCCAATGACGTTAGCTTCCACGCACGTGATACACCCAATCCAAGCATCGACAGCGAAGATACAACTGAACAAGAAACATCTATAGACagcaatgaaaaacaatatgtcgCATCTTCAAGGGTAGATTTAATTTCCGACGTCCAATCGAAGAAGTCCAGgacctttttaaaacaaaaaacaagtgATAGTCGCGTAAACCGTGCCGAAGTTcatcatgaaaataaattattttcgcCTAGAATTGAGTCACAGTCCTATGATGATCTTTGTAACTCGTATTACGAAGAACGTGGGGCCACGCCTCCTGGTCCCAGAATGTCTTATGGCGTCACGGGTGCACACCGCATGCGGTCTTTCTCTGTCGATACAGTGGGAAGCAGTCATCAGCTTCCGGTGTTAGAAAATGTGTACTACGACAACGATTTTAGGCTTTAG